The following DNA comes from Burkholderiales bacterium.
GGCATCCGCGCGAGCCGGGCAGCCGGTTTGGCGACAGTGGTGACCGTCAACGACTACACCCGCAATCACGACTTCAGCGGTGCGATGGCGGTGCTGAGCGATCTGGGCGAGCCCGGGGCCCCCTTTCAGCTCATCGCCGGCGAGGCGGCGGGCAAGTCCTGGGTGGATGTGGCACTGCTTGAGGCCTGGCATCGTCGCCAAGCCGGGTGATCAAAGAGGGTCGTGCAGGTTGGCTGCCTGGAGGGTGTTGGCCAGCAGGGTGGCCACGGTCATGGGGCCCACCCCGCCGGGCACGGGGGTGATCCAGGCGGCGCGACGGGCAGCGGCTTCGAATTCCACATCGCCGCAGATGCGTCCATCGGGCAGCCGGTTGATGCCCACGTCGATGACGATGGCGCCCTCCCGCACCCACTCGCCCCGGATCAGCCCCGGCTTGCCCACTGCCACCACCAGGATTTCCGCCTGGGCGACCAGTTGCGGCAGGTCGCGGGTGAAACGGTGGGCAATGGTCACCGTGCAGCCGGCGAGCAACAGCTCCAGGGCCATGGGCCGACCCACGTGATTGGATGCCCCCACCACCAGCGCCTGCCTGCCCTTGAGCTCGGTGCCCGTGCTGCGCAACAGGTGCATCACACCCCAGGGCGTGCAGGAGCGCAGGATGGGTAGGCGCACTGCCAGCCGGCCGATGTTGTAGGGATGGAAACCGTCCACGTCCTTGTCCGGCCGGATGCGTTCGATCACCGTCTCCCCGTCGATGTGGGGGGGCAGGGGTGCCTGGACGAGGATGCCGTCCACACTGGCATCGGCATTGAGTTCGTCGATGAGGTGCAACAGCGTCTGTTCCGGGATGGCGGCGGGCAGATCATGGGAAACCGAGCGGACCCGCGCCGTCTCGCAGGCCTTGCGTTTGTTGCGTACGTAGATGGTGGAAGCGGGGTCGTCGCCCACCAGGATGACCGCCAGGGCCGGGGGGCGTTTGCCAGCGGCAAGCCGCACCTCCACCTGGCGGCGCACATCCGCGAGTAGCGTTTCGGCAAGGGCCTTGCCGTTGAGGATTCGGGCGCTCATGAAGGCGGGGGAAAAAAACCGAATGATCGCACTGCAAGCCCCTTTTCCTCAAGGGCTTTGCGTTGCTTTTTTGGGGGGCGGACGCTATAGTCGCGCGTCGTTCGGGGTGTAGCGTAGCCTGGTAGCGCGCCTGCTTTGGGAGCAGGAAGTCGGGGGTTCGAATCCCTCCACCCCGACCCCTCGCGCCCTTGCGGCGTCCTTGTCTTGCTGCCCGTAGCTCAACCGGATAGAGCACCAGCCTTCTAAGCTGGGGGTTACAGGTTCGATTCCTGTCGGGCAGGCCATTGTCCTGCCGGGCGGCTTGCGGCGCCTGACGGGAGCCGGTAGAATTGGCCGTTCCCCGATTGCCAATCGGGAAAAGAGGCAAACCTTGCCTGATCCGTGCGCACCGCGGCAGGCTTTATCCACAAGGAGAGTGCATGCGACATTACGAGATCGTGTTCATCGTCCATCCGGACCAGAGCGAGCAGGTGCCGGGGATGATCGAACGTTACAAAACCCTCATCACCGGCCGTAACGGCCGCATCCACCGGCTGGAAGACTGGGGCCGCCGGCAGCTTGCCTATCCCATCCAGAAAGTCCACAAGGCCCATTATGTGCTCATGAACATCGAGTGCGACCAGGCCACGCTGGACGAGCTGGACCATGCCTTCAAGTTCAACGATGCGGTGCTGCGCCACCTCATCATCCGCATGAAGGGACCGGTCACCGAACCTTCGCCGATGATGAAGGAGGAGAAGGCCAAGACCGTGCCCACCGGCGACAAACCGGAGGCGGTCGAGGCGCCCGCCGCCGCGGAAGCATCCAACGAAGGCTGACGTGGCGTGCAACCGGACGCGCATCTGCGGCCGGATCATCGACAAGGGCAGCCTGCGCCATACCCCGGCGGGGGTGGCCGTTCTGCGTTTCCTTCTGGCGCATCGCTCGGAACAGCAGACCGGGCAAAGCCGGCGCAGGGTCGAGTGTCTGATCCCCGCCATGGCCTTCGAGGCGTTGGCGGAAACCATTGCCCGCTGGCCCCGGGATGCGCAGGTGGTGTGTGAAGGTTATCTGACGCGGAAAAGCCGCACCGAGCCGCAGCTTGTGCTGCACGTGCAAACGATCGAATTGACCGACGAGAGGTGAAACATGTCCCGGCAAATGTACAAACGCCGCAAGTTCTGCCGCTTCACCGCGGAAGGCATCAAGGAAGTGGATTACAAGGATGTCAATCTGCTCAAGGATTTCATCAGCGAGACGGGCAAGATCATTCCCGCCCGCATCACCGGCACCAAGGCGCGCTATCAGCGGCAGCTTTCCACGGCCGTGAAGCGGGCCCGTTTCCTTGCCCTGCTGCCCTACACCGACCAGCACTGAGGAGGCGGCGATGCAAGTGATCCTGTTGGAAAAAGTGGCCAACCTGGGCCAGCTCGGCGATGTGGTGAAGGTCAAGGACGGCTATGCGCGCAACTATCTAATCCCGCAAGGCAAGGCCAAGCGCGCCACGCCGGAAAACATCGAGGAGTTTGCGCGGCGGCGTGCCGAACTGGAACGCCAGGAAGCGGAAAAACTCGCTGCCGCCCAGGCGCGGGCGGACCAGCTCGCGGGCATGAACGTCCAGATCGCGCAGCGGGCCGGTGTCGATGGCAAGCTGTTTGGCTCCGTGGGCACGGTGGACATCGTCGAGGCCCTCAAGGCCAAGGGCATCAGTGTCGCCAAATCGGAAATCCGCATGCCGGCCGGGCCCATCAAAGCCATCGGCGAATATGCGATCGACCTGGTGCTGCACACCGACGTGCGCACCAGCATCACGGTGACCGTCGTTCCCGAGTGAAAGGCGCGGCGTCGTCGGTTGCGGGGGCTGCCAGGGGGCAGCCCTTTTTGCTTCCGTGACCGCTATACTAGCTTCTCCCCGACCGCATCGCGGCGTGAGCGTGGAAACGACCATGGGCGACCAGCAGTTCGAAGCCATCAAACTCCCCCCCCATTCGGTGGAGGCGGAACAGGCCGTGTTGGGCGGATTGCTGCTCGACAACAGTGCCTGGGAGCGCATCGGCGATCTTTTGCGGGAGGAGGATTTCTACCGCTACGATCACCGCCTCATCTACCGCCACGTTGTCGGGCTGCTGGAGGCAAATAAACCGGCCGACGTCGTGACCGTGGCCGAGGCTCTGGAAAATGCCGGCGAACTGGCCACGGTGGGGGGGCTCGCCTACCTCGCCACCCTGGCGCAGAACACCCCCTCGGCGGCCAACATCCGCCGCTATGCGGAAATCGTCCGCGACCGCGCCATCATGCGCAGCCTGGTCGAAGTGGGGACGGCCATTGCCGATTCCGCCTACAACCCCGGCGGGCGCTCCGCCTCGGAGCTGCTGGATGAGGCCGAGGCCAAAGTGTTTCACATCGCCGAGATGGGCAACCGCGGCAAACAGGGCTTCAGCGAGATCCAGCCGCTGCTCACCCAGGTGGTGGAACGCATCGATCTCCTCTTCCAGCGCGACAGTGCCAGCGAGGTCACCGGCATCCCCACCGGCTACACGGATCTGGATCGCATGACCTCCGGCCTGCAACCGGGCGATCTCATCATCATTGCCGGCCGGCCCTCCATGGGGAAAACGGCGTTCTCCCTCAACATCGCCGAGCACGTGGCCCTGGAGACGCGCCTGCCGGTGGCGGTATTTTCCATGGAGATGGCCGGCACCCAGCTCGTCATGCGCATGATCGGTTCGGTGGGCAGGCTCGATCAGCACCGTGTGCGCACCGGCCGCCTCATGGACGAAGACTGGCAACGCCTCACCTATGCCGTGGGCAAGCTCAACGATGCCCCCATCTACATCGACGAGACCGCCGCCCTTTCCGCGCTGGAACTGCGCGCACGGGCGCGGCGGCTGCATCGCCAGTGTGGACGGCTGGGGCTCATCGTCATCGACTATCTGCAGCTCATGAGCGGCAGCAACCAGGGCGAAAACCGCGCCACCGAGATTTCCGAGATCTCCCGTTCCCTGAAAGCGCTGGCCAAGGAGCTGGATGTGCCGGTGATCGCCCTCTCCCAGCTCAACCGCAGCCTGGAAAGCCGTCCCAACAAGCGGCCGGTGATGTCCGATCTGCGGGAATCCGGGGCCATCGAGCAGGATGCGGACCTGATCCTCTTCATCTACCGGGACGAGGTGTACAACCCGGAAACACCCGACAAGGGAATCGCCGAGATCATCATCGGCAAACAGCGCAATGGACCCATCGGCACCGTCAAACTGACCTTCCTTGGGGAATACACCCGGTTCGAGAATCTGGCCCATCCGGGCACCTACTGAACTGCCTTGCCTTGCCCAAGGGAACTTCCGGCCCATGTCCCGCCCCCTCCAAGCGCTCATCCACCGTGACGCCTTAAGCCACAACCTCGCCGTTGCCCGCAGCAAGACCACGGCGCGCATCCTCGCCGTGGTCAAAGCCAATGGCTATGGCCATGGCCTGTTGCCGGTGGCCGCGGCCCTGGCGGCAGCGGATGGTTTCGCCGTGCTCACCCTCGAGGAGGCCGTGCGTCTGCGGGAGGCGGGGTTTCGCCAGCCCATCCTGCTCCTGGAGGGCGTCTTCGCCCCGGATGAACTGGGCGAAGCGGTGCAGCGGCAGCTTATGCTCGTGGTGCATGACGAGGAACAACTGGCCATGCTGGAGGCGCTGCCGCCGGGGCCCCGGCTCGAAGTGTTCCTCAAGGTCAACACGGGGATGAACCGGCTGGGTTTTTCCGCGGCGGATTTTCCTGCGGCCTGGGCGAGACTTCAGGCCTGCCCGGTGGTGGCCCGCATCACCTTCATGACCCATTTTGCCTGTGCCGACGAAGCCGGTGGGCCGGGGGAGCAGCTTGCCCGCTTTTTCCGGCTGATCGGGGACAGCCGGAATTTCAGTGCGGCCAACTCTGCCGCGCTTTTGCGCTACCCGGAAACCCATGGCGCGTGGGTCCGCCCCGGCCTCATGCTCTACGGCGCCTCGCCGTTTCCGGAGCAAACTGGGGCGGAGCTGGGGCTTCAGCCTGCCATGAGCCTCGTCTCCCGCGTCATTGCCGTGCAGCGGCTCGGTCGCGGCGATGGTGTGGGTTACGGTGCCACTTTCGTCGCCCCGGGGGACATGCGTGTGGGCATCGTCGCCTGTGGTTACGCCGACGGCTACCCCCGTCATGCGGGGACCGGCACACCGGTGCTCGTGGATGGTGCGCCCAGCCGGACGCTGGGGCGGGTGTCGATGGACATGCTGGCCGTGGACCTCACCCACCTGCCTGGCGCCGGCGTGGGCACGCCGGTCACCCTGTGGGGACGGGGTTTGCCGGTGGAGACGGTGGCTGCCTGTGCCGGAACCGTCAGCTATGAACTCTTGACCGGCCGCGCCGAGCGCGTGCCCCTCGTCGTCGAATAGCCATGGCCAAGGCAAAAACGGTCTACGTCTGCAGCGACTGCGGCGGGCAGAGCCTGAAATGGCAGGGACAGTGTCCCCATTGCGGTGCCTGGAACACCCTCCTGGAGACGGTGGCGGAAACACCGGCAACGGGCAGCCATCGCTACCAGGGGCTGGCGGCGGATGGACGCCTGAAACGGCTCGCGGAAGTGGATGCCGAAGAGATGCCGCGCTGGTCAACGGGGGTGGGCGAGCTCGACCGGGTTCTGGGGGGCGGGCTGGTGCCGGGCGCCGTGGTGTTGCTGGGCGGGGATCCGGGCATCGGCAAATCCACCCTCCTGCTGCAGGCGCTGGCCCACATGAGCCGGAAGCAGGAGGTGCTCTACGTGAGCGGCGAGGAGTCCGCCGAGCAGGTGGCCCTGCGGGCGCGCCGCCTGGCGCTCGATGCAAGCCGTGTAGCCCTCTTGGCGGAAATCGGGCTGGAACGGATTCTTGCGGCCCTGCGCAACTCGGCGCCCCGCGTGGTGGTGATCGACTCCATCCAGACCCTTTATTCCGATGCCCTGCAGTCTGCGCCGGGCAGTGTGGCACAGGTGAGGGAATGCGCCGCCCAACTGACCCGGTATGCGAAACAGTCCGGCACCGCGGTGCTTCTGGTCGGGCATGTCACCAAGGAAGGCGCGCTGGCGGGCCCGCGCGTGCTGGAACACATCGTGGATACGGTCCTCTATTTCGAGGGTGACACCCATTCCAGCTTTCGCCTCGTGCGCGCCTTCAAGAACCGTTTCGGCGCCGTCAATGAGCTGGGGGTGTTCGCCATGACGGAGAAGGGTTTGCGCGAAGTAGCCAACCCCTCCGCCCTGTTCCTTTCCCACCATGGCCGGCAGGTGGCGGGCTCCTGCATCCTGGTGACCCAGGAAGGCAGCCGCCCCCTCCTGGTGGAGGTGCAGGCCTTGGTGGACGAGGCCCACACGGCGAATCCCCGGCGACTGGGGGTGGGGCTGGAGCAGAACCGGCTGGCCATGCTGCTGGCGGTCCTGCACCGCCATGCGGGGATTGCCTGTTTCGATCAAGATGTCTTCGTCAATGCCGTGGGGGGGGTGCGCATCAGCGAACCGGCGGCGGACCTCGCCGTGCTGCTGGCCATCGTCTCCTCCTTGCGGGACCAGCCCCTGCCGCCCAAACTGGTGGTCTTCGGCGAGGTGGGCCTGGCCGGCGAGGTGCGTCCCGTGCAGCGGGGGCTGGACCGCCTGAAGGAGGCCGCCAAACTGGGTTTTGAGCGCGCCATCGTGCCGCGGTCCAACGTTCCCCGGCAGGCCCCGCCCGGGCTGGAGATCTTTGGCGTCGAGCGGGTGGAGGAGGCGGTTGCCATGCTCCGGGCGGCCCCGTAGAATGACATCGTAATAGCGCCGGCGCCGGGCGGTTGGCCCTGGCGGTCCCATAAAGACGCCCCGGCACTTTGACGAGGGTGCGTAGCATGCAGATGGAAACGGGCATGGAGTGGTCGGCTTCCCCTGACCGGGCGTTGCACGTGACCTTCGCGGCGCTTACCGATGCCGGCCGGCTGCGCACCAACAATGAAGATGCCCTGGCGTGGGACCTGGACGCGGGCCTATTCCTGGTGGCCGATGGCATGGGCGGCTGCAACGCGGGCGAGGTGGCCAGCCGGCTGGCGGTGCGCATGGTCCTCGCCGAGTTCCGTCAGCTTCCCCTTTCCCTGCCGGCGCAGGAAGGCTGCAGCGCGGTGCTGAGTGCGCCGGCCATGCGCCTGTGCACGGCGATTGTCAAGGCCAACCGGGCGGTCTTCGAAGCCAGTCTCCAGGAGCCGGCCTACGCCGGCATGGGCACCACCCTGGTGGCGCTGCTTTTGCAGGGCCAGCGGGCCATCATCGCCAGCATCGGGGATTCCCGGGTGTACCGTTTCCGCGCCGGCCAGCTCGCCCAGCTCACGGTGGATCATACCGTCCTCCAGGAACAGATCGATTTCGGGCTCATCACCCTGGAACAGGCACGCCTGATGGGGGGCCGCGGGCTCATCACGCGCGCCCTCGGGGTGGAACCGGGGTTGGAAGTGGATGTGCAGGAACAGGCTGTCGCCGCCGGCGATCTCTATCTCCTTTGCACAGACGGCTTGTTCGATATGATCCCCGATGAAGAAATCGCCGCCATTCTGAGTGATACCCAGGGGGAGGTGGAGGCGGCGGCCAAGGCGCTGGTGGCGGCGGCGAATACCGCCGGGGGCTACGACAACATCTCCGTCATTATCGTGGGAATCCGCTAGAGGGCACCATGTCCCGCCTGCTCATTTTCGATGCCAACGGCAACCCGCTGGGTGAGCGCCTCCTCGACCGGGAGCGTATCCGCATCGGCCGCCGCTTGGACAACGACCTCGTCCTCGATGACCTTTCCGTCAGCAATGAACACGCCCTGATCATCACCATCCGCAACGATTCCTTCATCCAGGATCTGAACAGCATGAACGGCGTGCGGGTGAACGGCCGGCTCATCCGCCATCACCATTTGCAGGCTGACGACGAGGTGACCATCGGCAGCTTCACCCTACGCTACCTGCATGAGCCATGGACGGAGCCGGCATCGGTGTGGCTGCCGCCGGAAACCCGCGCCCAGAAGGAAGCTGCAGTGCGCGCGGCGACCGCCGGGGAAGGGCAGACCCTGTTCCACCTGGAGGTGGAAGGGGGAGAGGCAAGTGAAGTGCTGCCGGATACGGAAATCCTGGGCAGCCCGACGGCTTTGCTAGCGCCGACGCCACCCACCACGGTCCAGGGCACGGGCCATCTGCGACTTCTGGCCGGGCCCGGTGCCGGGCGCGAGACCGCGCTCACCCGCGCGGTGACCACGCTGGGTAAGCCGGGCATTCAGACGGCGGTGATTTCCCGGCGGGGCCCCGCCTATTATCTGAGCTTCGTCGAGGGCGACACCTATCCCCAGGTGAACGGGATGGAAATCGGCGCCACCCCCCATCTCCTCAACGATCACGACATCCTGGACGTGGCGGGTACCCGCCTGGAATTTTTCTACCGCTGAAGATGCCTCAGCGGGAACGGCTGCGGGCCGCCATCTCCGACTTCACCGACCGGTAGATGGGCCCCCAGATGGGATGACCTTCCTCCGTGGGGTCCAGGCGGAAGTCCGGGTCCAGCTCGAAAATCCGGCGAAACTCGTCCCGGCAGGCCCGTTCCTGGCCCGAGGCGCAATAGATGAAGGCAAGGTATTTGCGCGCGGCAATCTTGTCCGACTGGAAGGCAAGCCCCGCGTCCAGGGCCTCGTTGAGGCTTTTCTGGGCGGCCTTGTAGTTGCCGTCCTCGTATTGGCTGATGCCCTGGGAGAGGAGCTTTTCCGCCTTACGTACGGCAAGCTTGTCCACGCCCAGGTCGCGCGCCGTCTGGCTGGCGCAGCCGGCGACCAGCAGGGCGGCAAGGAGGCAAAGCCAGCGAGCCAGGATCATGGGGGTGCCTATTTGCTGAATTTGTATTTGATCTTGTGGGTGCCGTCCGCTTCCACCCGGATCGTCTCCGTGTAGGGGGCGAAGGTCTGGTTGACGATCAGGATGCGATGTTCCCCGGCCGCGACCTTCAGCTCCCGCAGCGGCGGGCTGACCCCTTGGCGCACGCCGTCCACGAACACCTCGCCCCAGGGACTGATGGCCAGAAGGAGGGTGGCCGTCCCCGCCGCGGGGCCCGCCTCGTGCTCCACCACCCGGCTTTCCGCGGTGGAGGTGAGGGCCACCGCCTTGGGCCGGGGCTCGCTTTTCTCGCGGCGGGCGGCGGTGGCCTCACCGGCGGGCTTGGTGGCCATTTTGCCGGCGGGCGGGGTGGGTTTGGCTTCCGTTTTCTCTTCGGCTTGTTTCTTTTCCTCTTGCGCTCCCGGCCGGGCGGCGGGCGCCTCGGGGCTAGCCGCGGGCGCCTCGGGGGTAGCCGAGGTGGGCGCGGCTTGTTCCGCCTTCGGGGATGAGGCTTCTGCCACGACGACGGGCGGTGCGGCGACCTGCGGCGGCGGGGCCGGCGCCTTGCGGCTGACAATCAGCCCGATGAAGACGGCAAGCAGGAGGGGGATGCCCGCCAGCAGCGCCCAATGGGGCCAGCGCCGTCTGGCGGCAGCCGGTGCGGGGGGTGGGTTTTCCTCTTCCTCACTCAAGCGGGCGATGACCTGGGTTTTGTCACCCAGACTGTCGCGGGGCGTGCGGCGCCGCTCCAGGGGTGCCGCCGGGGCTGGGTTTTCCCCCGGCGCCGGCACCACCAGGGTCTTGTACTTGCGCAAATCCCGCGCCAGTTCCTTCGCCGTCTGGTAACGGGCATCCGGTTGCTTGGCCAGGGCCTTGAGGACGATGTAGTTGATGGAATCGGGGATGTTCTGGTTGAAGGCCTTGGGCGGGATGGGTTCCTCGTTGAGGATCTGGTACATGATGGCGCTGATGTTGTCGCCGACGAAGGGGGTCTTGCCGGTGAGCATTTCGTACAACACCACGCCGAGGGAAAAGATATCGGAACGTCCATCCACCGTCTGGCCCACCACCTGCTCGGGGGACATGTACTTGGGCGAACCCATGACCATGCCGGCCATGGTGCGGGAGGCGGAAGAGACCTGGGCGATGCCGAAGTCGGTGATCTTCACCATGCCGTTCTTCAGCACCATGATGTTGGCCGGCTTGATGTCCCGATGCACGATGCCATGCTCGTGGGCAAAGGCGAGGCCATCGCATACCTGGGCGGCAATGTGCACCACCTTCTCGATGGGCAGGACCACACCGGAATCGAGAATCTCCCGCAGCTCCTTGCCCTGCAGGAATTCCATGGCCATGTAGGCCACGCCCTCCGCGCGGCCCACATCGTAGATGGTGACGATATTGGGATGATTGAGTTTGCCCGCGGACTGGACCTCCCGCTGGAACCGCTTTTCGAAGGTTTCCAGCTCATCCCGGGACAGGTCCAGGTTGATGGTCTTGATCGCCACGGTGCGATCGATCAGAGGGTCCACGGCCTTGTAGACCACACCCATGGCCCCCTGGCCCAGCTCCTCGACGATGACGTAACGACCCAGCTTCTCGATGACCATGGCGGAAATGTCTTCAGCCCGTGCGGCTTCCGTGAGGCACTCAACGGTAGTTTTTAGGCCGGTCCCTGTCAAGGGAAAAGGGCGGGGGCCTCAAGTTTTGCGCCCGCGCGCCGTTAATCCCGGGCATTCGCCATGTGCTTGTCATGACAGGGAAAATGCCCCGGCCGCGGCCTTGCCGGGGCGCCATGCCATTAGCGTCAAAGTGAACAAAAAGTTAAGCCTGGCCCAACCGGCGGCGAAGTAATATGCTGTCGCAACAAATCGGAGGCAAGGGGGCGCGGCCCCCTGCCCAAGCAGGTGTTCCATGAAACTCAGTCATGCCTTGACCTTTGCCAGCCTGAGCGACGCCGGGCTGGTGCGCAATTTCAACGAAGACAGTGTGGCCGTGGATGAGGACATGGGGCTTGTCATCGTCGCCGACGGCATGGGAGGCTACAAGGCGGGCGACGTGGCGGCCGGCATGGCCACCCTCATCGTCACCAATGAGTTGAAGGGCAAGCTGGGGGACAAGGGGGCACGGGAGCCTGTCTCCACCGACGTGATCCGTGCCGCGGTCAACCGCGCCAACCAGGCCATCTACCATGCGGCCCACAACCGGCCCCAGTTCCAGGGCATGGGCACGACCCTGGTCATGGCGCTGTTCCACGACGACATGGTGACCATCGCCCATGCGGGGGATTCCCGCGCCTACCGCCTGCGGGAGGGGCGCCTGACGCAGTTGACGGTGGACCATTCCCTGCTGCAGGAACAGCTCGAGATGGGGCTCATCAGCACCGAGGATGCGCGCGTATCCCACAACCGCAACCTGGTGACGCGCGCCCTCGGGGTGAACCAGAACATTGTCGTCGATGTGAAACAGGAACGGGCACTGCCGGGGGATCTCTATCTCTTGTGCACGGACGGGCTCAACGACATGGTGGACGATGCGGACATCGAGCTTGCCATGGAAAGCCTCCAGGAAAACCTTCCGCTGCTTGTCAAACAACTGGTGATCATGGCCAACGACAACGGCGGCCATGACAACATCTCCGTGGCCGCGATCCGTGTGGATCGGCCCTTCCCCGCGCGGCGCGGGTTGTGGGCCCGGATTTTTCCCCGCTTGTGGAACCGGTGAGGCGATCGATATGGCGAAGCTGGTATTGAGCCTGAATGGCACGGTGCTGGGCAACTACTTCCTGGAGAAGGATCGGTTCGTCATCGGGCGCCGCGCAAGCTGCGACATCCAGATCACCGATCAGGGGGTGAGCAAGGAACACGCCGTCATCCTGACGGTGGGCAATGACCAGATTCTGGAAGACCTCAAGAGCACCAACGGCACCCTGGTCAACGGGCGCCGGGTAAGCCGCCATATCCTGCAGAACGGCGACGTGATCGAAGTGGGCCGCTACAAGATCAAGTACATCAACCAGAAGGCCCTGCCGGACATGGATTTCGACAAAACCCTCCTGATTCCCGCCTTCGACCGCAGCCGGCTGAAAGAGGTGGGGATCGATCTCGAGGCACAAACCGGTCTGCAGGTGGAGACCGCGGTGGCCACCGCGCGGGCGGTGAAGAGCGTCTTCCCCCTGGGGGCGGTGCGGCTGCTGTCGGGGGCGGAGGCGGGCAGGGAAATCGAGCTTTTGCGGCCCATCACGCCCTTCGGACGACCCGGCAACCGGGCCATCATTTCCCGCCGGCCCCACGGC
Coding sequences within:
- a CDS encoding FHA domain-containing protein — encoded protein: MAKLVLSLNGTVLGNYFLEKDRFVIGRRASCDIQITDQGVSKEHAVILTVGNDQILEDLKSTNGTLVNGRRVSRHILQNGDVIEVGRYKIKYINQKALPDMDFDKTLLIPAFDRSRLKEVGIDLEAQTGLQVETAVATARAVKSVFPLGAVRLLSGAEAGREIELLRPITPFGRPGNRAIISRRPHGYFVTHVSGRRLPVVNGRTIGSEPHPLDNLDQLEIDGEKLQFFLK
- a CDS encoding protein kinase codes for the protein MVIEKLGRYVIVEELGQGAMGVVYKAVDPLIDRTVAIKTINLDLSRDELETFEKRFQREVQSAGKLNHPNIVTIYDVGRAEGVAYMAMEFLQGKELREILDSGVVLPIEKVVHIAAQVCDGLAFAHEHGIVHRDIKPANIMVLKNGMVKITDFGIAQVSSASRTMAGMVMGSPKYMSPEQVVGQTVDGRSDIFSLGVVLYEMLTGKTPFVGDNISAIMYQILNEEPIPPKAFNQNIPDSINYIVLKALAKQPDARYQTAKELARDLRKYKTLVVPAPGENPAPAAPLERRRTPRDSLGDKTQVIARLSEEEENPPPAPAAARRRWPHWALLAGIPLLLAVFIGLIVSRKAPAPPPQVAAPPVVVAEASSPKAEQAAPTSATPEAPAASPEAPAARPGAQEEKKQAEEKTEAKPTPPAGKMATKPAGEATAARREKSEPRPKAVALTSTAESRVVEHEAGPAAGTATLLLAISPWGEVFVDGVRQGVSPPLRELKVAAGEHRILIVNQTFAPYTETIRVEADGTHKIKYKFSK
- a CDS encoding Stp1/IreP family PP2C-type Ser/Thr phosphatase, which translates into the protein MKLSHALTFASLSDAGLVRNFNEDSVAVDEDMGLVIVADGMGGYKAGDVAAGMATLIVTNELKGKLGDKGAREPVSTDVIRAAVNRANQAIYHAAHNRPQFQGMGTTLVMALFHDDMVTIAHAGDSRAYRLREGRLTQLTVDHSLLQEQLEMGLISTEDARVSHNRNLVTRALGVNQNIVVDVKQERALPGDLYLLCTDGLNDMVDDADIELAMESLQENLPLLVKQLVIMANDNGGHDNISVAAIRVDRPFPARRGLWARIFPRLWNR